In one Nicotiana tomentosiformis chromosome 6, ASM39032v3, whole genome shotgun sequence genomic region, the following are encoded:
- the LOC104098979 gene encoding uncharacterized protein isoform X2 codes for MAQLMKIAKTPPELRWQRGKMLPVKREVELETSSDEELCPLNKRSKLYYSLQQLGVGGGGFPVSPLQDGPLDEPSPLGLRLRKSPSLLDLIQMRLSQGSTSKVGSHGKKEQKGSTGMTEKLKASNFPASVLRIGSWEYKSRYEGDLVAKCYFAKHKLVWEVLDGGLKNKIEIQWSDIMGLKANYPDDAPGTLDVVLARQPLFFRETNPQPRKHTLWQATSDFTEGQASVHRRHYLQCPQGLLGKHFEKLMQCDPRLNFLSQQAEITLDSPYFESRICVFEDPHVTGREFDLNDEGSPNFLDLQSAASPSRARSSSSKSQQDPVGRPLECIHQEKPSPSSGATEDLKSREVEQRKGLSNLNQLRVPGKNPSVSMSDLVSHLEQRVSEQKTSKGINLACDERQSLEILEEISKSLLSDTQNVTASDEKSLMSRVNSLCCLLQKDPATAQKGENCGVVVPGEKRVNELNFIPTAPFGREVEEDPSTSDNESNDLSSCKPAPTMSRKDSVGDLLLNLPRIASLPQFLFICEDSGNQAR; via the exons atgGCTCAATTGATGAAAATCGCCAAAACGCCGCCGGAGTTGCGGTGGCAGAGGGGGAAAATGTTGCCGGTAAAGAGGGAAGTGGAGCTTGAAACCTCTTCGGATGAAGAACTCTGTCCACTcaacaagcgatccaaactctaCTACTCTCTGCAA CAACTGGGTGTAGGAGGTGGTGGTTTTCCAGTTTCACCATTGCAAGACGGCCCTCTAGATGAGCCCAGTCCGTTAGGTCTGCGGCTAAGAAAGAGCCCCTCACTGCTGGATTTGATCCAGATGAGGCTTTCTCAGGGGAGCACCTCCAAGGTGGGAAGTCATGGAAAGAAGGAGCAAAAAGGAAGCACCGGAATGACTGAAAAACTCAAGGCCTCGAACTTTCCTGCTTCAGTTTTGAGAATTGGGAGCTGGGAG TATAAGTCAAGATATGAAGGCGATTTGGTCGCAAAATGTTACTTTGCCAAGCATAAACTTGTTTGGGAAGTCCTTGATGGTGGTCTCAAGAATAAGATAGAGATCCAGTGGTCTGATATTATGGGTTTGAAAGCAAACTACCCAGATGATGCGCCGGGAACCTTGGATGTAGTG CTGGCAAGACAACCTCTTTTCTTTAGGGAGACAAATCCGCAACCCAGAAAGCACACTCTTTGGCAAGCAACATCAGATTTTACCGAAGGACAGGCTAGCGTACACAG GCGACATTACTTACAGTGTCCGCAAGGCTTGTTAGGAAAACATTTTGAAAAGCTTATGCAGTGTGATCCTCGTCTTAACTTCCTGAGTCAACAAGCAGAGATAACATTAGATTCTCCTTATTTTGAGTCCCGGATATGTGTATTTGAAGACCCACATGTAACTGGCCGTGAATTTGATCTGAATGATGAGGGAAGTCCAAATTTTCTCGACTTGCAAAGTGCCGCTTCACCTTCAAGAGCTCGTAGTTCTTCCTCCAAAAGTCAGCAAGATCCTGTTGGTAGACCTTTGGAATGTATTCACCAAGAGAAGCCATCCCCAAGCTCAG GGGCAACTGAAGATCTTAAGAGTAGGGAAGTGGAGCAACGGAAAGGGCTTAGTAACCTCAATCAACTCAGAGTGCCTGGAAAGAATCCCTCCGTGTCAATGAGTGATTTGGTGAGCCATCTTGAGCAACGTGTATCAGAGCAGAAGACATCTAAAGGTATCAACCTTGCCTGTGATGAACGGCAAAGCTTGGAGATCCTGGAAGAGATCTCCAAGTCCTTGCTTAGTGACACTCAAAATGTGACAGCATCAGATGAGAAATCTCTTATGTCAAGGGTCAATTCTCTGTGCTGCCTCCTTCAAAAGGATCCCGCAACAGCTCAAAAGGGCGAGAACTGTGGTGTTGTTGTGCCGGGTGAAAAAAGAGTGAATGAATTAAATTTCATTCCCACAGCACCGTTTGGAAGAGAAGTTGAAGAAGATCCTTCTACGTCAGACAATGAATCAAATGATCTCTCCAGTTGTAAGCCAGCTCCAACAATGTCAAGAAAGGACTCGGTTGGGGATCTGTTGCTCAATCTTCCAAGGATAGCATCACTGCCCCAGTTTTTGTTCATCTGTGAAGACTCTGGTAACCAAGCTAGATAG
- the LOC104098980 gene encoding uncharacterized protein codes for MRPQGSLPSDTIPNSKRDEGIKRVFSISTRRSKILKKRSIVVEDDDDEEELPLKYAFPKVKSPKVPKVALPKIDDPPKFYEVPKQNVPLMVNETPEVHQAPSTSQNVKEAPSKENEPSNEARKEAQRVYKQLPRMPPPFPQRFAKQQQEGQLQKFYDMLNKITINVPFVEALEKMLGYAKFMKNLVTKKKNVNFETIKVTHQCSAIISQIGVEKIEDPGAFTIPCAIGLTSFTKSLCDLGASINLMPYAVFKKLGLGDPRPTTMKLLTADRTLKKPLGVIDDVLVKVDRFYFPVDFVILDCEVDIEIPIILGRPFLETRRAICDDEAGELKFRLNNEEAIFHIQKSIKQPHDYGVISVVDVVDDVVDDDMEDICMQEALQEVLLNSNNEAMKG; via the exons ATGAGACCACAAGGATCATTGCCTAGTGACACAATTCCAAATTCAAAGAGAGATGAGGGCATAAAGCGAGTGTTTTCCATTTCCACAAGGCGAAGCAAAATTCTAAAGAAGAGATCCATTGTAGTTGAGGATGATGATGACGAAGAGGAGTTGCCTCTAAAATATGCTTTTCCTAAAGTCAAGAGTCCCAAAGTTCCTAAGGTTGCTCTTCCCAAGATTGATGATCCTCCTAAATTTTATGAAGTTCCTAAGCAAAATGTACCTCTCATGGTCAATGAGACACCCGAG GTACACCAAGCACCAAGCACTTCTCAAAATGTCAAAGAAGCCCCTTCAAAAGAGAACGAACCAAGCAATGAGGCAAGAAAGGAGGCACAAAGAGTGTACAAGCAATTACCGAGAATGCCTCCTCCGTTTCCACAAAGATTTGCAAAGCAACAACAAGAAGGTCAATTGCAAAAGTTCTATGATATGTTAAATAAAATCACCATCAATGTGCCTTTTGTGGAAGCTCTTGAAAAGATGTTGGGCTATGCTAAATTCATGAAAAACTTGGTCACTAAGAAGAAGAATGTTAATTTTGAGACCATCAAGGTCACCCACCAATGTAGTGCAATCATCTCACAAATCGGGGTTGAGAAGATAGAAGACCCGGGGGCTTTCACTATTCCTTGTGCTATTGGGTTGACAAGCTTCACAAAATCTTTGTGTGATTTGGGGGctagtatcaatttgatgccctatgcTGTATTCAAGAAATTAGGTTTGGGGGATCCTAGACCTACCACAATGAAGTTGTTAACGGCAGATCGAACATTAAAGAAACCATTGGGTGTCATCGATGATGTCCTTGTCAAAGTGGATCGATTCTATTTTCCTGTCGACTTTGTAATATTGGATTGTGAAGTGGATATAGAAATTCCAATCATCCTTGGAAGACCTTTCTTGGAAACCAGGCGAGCTATTTGTGATGATGAAGCGGGAGAGCTCAAATTTAGATTGAATAATGAAGAGGCAATTTTCCATATACAAAAGTCAATAAAACAACCACATGACTATGGTGTGATATCCGTAGTTGATGTGGTGGATGATGTGGTTGACGATGACATGGAAGATATTTGCATGCAAGAAGCTCTACAAGAGGTTCTCCTCAATTCGAACAATGAGGCCATGAAAGGGTAA
- the LOC104098979 gene encoding uncharacterized protein isoform X1: MAQLMKIAKTPPELRWQRGKMLPVKREVELETSSDEELCPLNKRSKLYYSLQQQLGVGGGGFPVSPLQDGPLDEPSPLGLRLRKSPSLLDLIQMRLSQGSTSKVGSHGKKEQKGSTGMTEKLKASNFPASVLRIGSWEYKSRYEGDLVAKCYFAKHKLVWEVLDGGLKNKIEIQWSDIMGLKANYPDDAPGTLDVVLARQPLFFRETNPQPRKHTLWQATSDFTEGQASVHRRHYLQCPQGLLGKHFEKLMQCDPRLNFLSQQAEITLDSPYFESRICVFEDPHVTGREFDLNDEGSPNFLDLQSAASPSRARSSSSKSQQDPVGRPLECIHQEKPSPSSGATEDLKSREVEQRKGLSNLNQLRVPGKNPSVSMSDLVSHLEQRVSEQKTSKGINLACDERQSLEILEEISKSLLSDTQNVTASDEKSLMSRVNSLCCLLQKDPATAQKGENCGVVVPGEKRVNELNFIPTAPFGREVEEDPSTSDNESNDLSSCKPAPTMSRKDSVGDLLLNLPRIASLPQFLFICEDSGNQAR; this comes from the exons atgGCTCAATTGATGAAAATCGCCAAAACGCCGCCGGAGTTGCGGTGGCAGAGGGGGAAAATGTTGCCGGTAAAGAGGGAAGTGGAGCTTGAAACCTCTTCGGATGAAGAACTCTGTCCACTcaacaagcgatccaaactctaCTACTCTCTGCAA CAGCAACTGGGTGTAGGAGGTGGTGGTTTTCCAGTTTCACCATTGCAAGACGGCCCTCTAGATGAGCCCAGTCCGTTAGGTCTGCGGCTAAGAAAGAGCCCCTCACTGCTGGATTTGATCCAGATGAGGCTTTCTCAGGGGAGCACCTCCAAGGTGGGAAGTCATGGAAAGAAGGAGCAAAAAGGAAGCACCGGAATGACTGAAAAACTCAAGGCCTCGAACTTTCCTGCTTCAGTTTTGAGAATTGGGAGCTGGGAG TATAAGTCAAGATATGAAGGCGATTTGGTCGCAAAATGTTACTTTGCCAAGCATAAACTTGTTTGGGAAGTCCTTGATGGTGGTCTCAAGAATAAGATAGAGATCCAGTGGTCTGATATTATGGGTTTGAAAGCAAACTACCCAGATGATGCGCCGGGAACCTTGGATGTAGTG CTGGCAAGACAACCTCTTTTCTTTAGGGAGACAAATCCGCAACCCAGAAAGCACACTCTTTGGCAAGCAACATCAGATTTTACCGAAGGACAGGCTAGCGTACACAG GCGACATTACTTACAGTGTCCGCAAGGCTTGTTAGGAAAACATTTTGAAAAGCTTATGCAGTGTGATCCTCGTCTTAACTTCCTGAGTCAACAAGCAGAGATAACATTAGATTCTCCTTATTTTGAGTCCCGGATATGTGTATTTGAAGACCCACATGTAACTGGCCGTGAATTTGATCTGAATGATGAGGGAAGTCCAAATTTTCTCGACTTGCAAAGTGCCGCTTCACCTTCAAGAGCTCGTAGTTCTTCCTCCAAAAGTCAGCAAGATCCTGTTGGTAGACCTTTGGAATGTATTCACCAAGAGAAGCCATCCCCAAGCTCAG GGGCAACTGAAGATCTTAAGAGTAGGGAAGTGGAGCAACGGAAAGGGCTTAGTAACCTCAATCAACTCAGAGTGCCTGGAAAGAATCCCTCCGTGTCAATGAGTGATTTGGTGAGCCATCTTGAGCAACGTGTATCAGAGCAGAAGACATCTAAAGGTATCAACCTTGCCTGTGATGAACGGCAAAGCTTGGAGATCCTGGAAGAGATCTCCAAGTCCTTGCTTAGTGACACTCAAAATGTGACAGCATCAGATGAGAAATCTCTTATGTCAAGGGTCAATTCTCTGTGCTGCCTCCTTCAAAAGGATCCCGCAACAGCTCAAAAGGGCGAGAACTGTGGTGTTGTTGTGCCGGGTGAAAAAAGAGTGAATGAATTAAATTTCATTCCCACAGCACCGTTTGGAAGAGAAGTTGAAGAAGATCCTTCTACGTCAGACAATGAATCAAATGATCTCTCCAGTTGTAAGCCAGCTCCAACAATGTCAAGAAAGGACTCGGTTGGGGATCTGTTGCTCAATCTTCCAAGGATAGCATCACTGCCCCAGTTTTTGTTCATCTGTGAAGACTCTGGTAACCAAGCTAGATAG